GATGTTTTGCATAAAATGCTCGGGCAAATACGGGTCCCAATGGCTGTTGTTGATGAGATCGACAGAGGCAGAGTGTTCATCTCTGAATTACCTGATCTGCGAGTACTGAATTGGGTGGAAATCGAGATGGTCGTAGGCAATATACCAGATGCTTCAATTAGTCAATTGGGACCAGGAGAAACCGAAGCACTGGCATTGGCAAAATCGTTTCCAGATGTCTGTGTCCTA
The window above is part of the Gemmatimonadota bacterium genome. Proteins encoded here:
- a CDS encoding DUF3368 domain-containing protein, with the protein product MAVVDEIDRGRVFISELPDLRVLNWVEIEMVVGNIPDASISQLGPGETEALALAKSFPDVCVL